Proteins encoded in a region of the Teredinibacter purpureus genome:
- a CDS encoding CYTH domain-containing protein, which yields MNYEIERKFLIDTLPEGIFEGVSLQVISQGYLFIEGKNELRVRKIGDEHLLTQKMGSGLVREETEEPISQNIFNILWPFTQSKRVEKKTLSRNN from the coding sequence GTGAACTACGAAATTGAACGAAAGTTTTTAATCGACACTCTCCCAGAAGGCATTTTTGAGGGCGTATCGTTACAGGTTATTTCGCAGGGATATTTATTCATTGAAGGGAAGAATGAATTACGGGTAAGAAAAATAGGTGACGAGCATCTACTCACTCAAAAAATGGGTAGCGGCTTGGTACGCGAAGAAACAGAAGAACCTATTAGCCAGAATATTTTTAATATTCTTTGGCCCTTCACTCAATCAAAACGCGTTGAAAAAAAAACGCTATCGCGTAATAATTAA
- a CDS encoding CHAD domain-containing protein, translating to MSQMKHEPPITPTTRPLLNTRADDNGFGLHPSATSQASLLAIVKTQFTYARAHESGIVNDAATTFLHRYRVSFRKLRSLLKSTKKCFSPCDERYFRQHLSQFSSSTNALRDLDVFLLNEKKYRNLVPLQYKAGMDALFRNIKVERTREHQNVVASIRHPVYDVICNEIEIRCLQTTHTASKYSERPILLTAKKSLRKSHVRIYTKANTMTDNTTDEEIHKLRIDCKRLRYLLEFFTELFARSDIEPLIETLKSLQTVLGDFNDYSVQVTALEARINTTTCRNERVATLALIESLTRKKNLGKDNIIPILTAFCSPAEHQAFNDLTHL from the coding sequence ATGAGCCAAATGAAACACGAGCCTCCAATAACCCCTACAACGCGACCACTACTCAATACGCGTGCGGATGATAATGGCTTCGGTTTGCATCCATCGGCCACGAGTCAGGCCTCTCTTCTCGCTATTGTCAAAACGCAGTTCACCTATGCCCGCGCGCACGAGAGCGGCATTGTGAACGATGCTGCAACGACATTTTTACACCGTTACCGCGTATCGTTTCGAAAACTTCGCTCTCTACTCAAATCCACTAAAAAGTGTTTTTCCCCATGCGATGAGCGTTATTTTAGGCAACATTTATCTCAATTTTCGTCATCCACCAATGCGCTACGCGATCTAGATGTTTTTTTGTTAAATGAAAAAAAATACCGAAATCTAGTACCGTTGCAATATAAAGCGGGTATGGATGCGTTATTTCGAAACATTAAGGTAGAACGCACACGCGAGCATCAGAATGTGGTCGCCAGCATTCGCCACCCTGTCTATGATGTAATCTGTAACGAGATCGAAATACGTTGCTTGCAAACAACCCACACCGCAAGCAAGTATTCTGAGCGGCCAATATTACTCACCGCAAAAAAATCTTTACGCAAAAGCCACGTTCGAATCTACACTAAAGCCAATACCATGACTGACAATACCACGGATGAAGAGATTCACAAGCTGCGTATTGACTGTAAGCGCTTGCGTTATCTACTGGAATTTTTTACTGAGCTGTTTGCACGAAGTGATATAGAACCATTGATTGAAACGCTAAAATCACTGCAGACTGTTCTAGGTGATTTCAATGATTACTCGGTACAAGTGACCGCTCTTGAGGCACGCATTAACACAACAACCTGTCGAAATGAACGAGTGGCAACCCTCGCTCTTATCGAAAGCCTAACGCGTAAAAAAAATCTTGGAAAAGATAATATTATTCCGATATTAACCGCGTTCTGTTCGCCAGCGGAGCACCAGGCCTTCAACGATCTAACCCACCTATAG
- a CDS encoding SMP-30/gluconolactonase/LRE family protein, which produces MRNVEVALKVKAKLGECPRWDERTQRLYWVDINACQLHRLDPATGRDEFITFDEEIGCFALREDDKGFIVGMKSGFHLLEGWSPVLHAIIDPEAELEHNRFNDGRCDAAGRFIAGSVYPPKDHDGANLWSLDTDGTTTKLADGLLTSNGAGFSPDNKTFYFSDTPKHVIYRCDYTLETGKIGKPTIFHQFEFGNGRPDGAAVDAEGFYWTALYEGGRIARLNPAGEIVEEVAVPAKCPTMVAFGGDDLKTLYITSVGNRLQEELQQYPNSGAVFKVRVDVPGLVEHRSAL; this is translated from the coding sequence ATGAGAAACGTCGAAGTTGCATTGAAAGTAAAGGCCAAACTAGGCGAGTGCCCGCGTTGGGACGAGCGTACCCAGCGGCTGTATTGGGTTGATATTAACGCGTGTCAGTTACACCGCTTAGACCCTGCAACAGGGCGAGATGAATTCATTACTTTCGATGAAGAAATCGGCTGTTTCGCGCTACGAGAAGACGATAAAGGTTTTATAGTGGGCATGAAGTCGGGTTTTCACCTATTAGAGGGGTGGTCGCCCGTGCTACACGCAATTATAGACCCAGAAGCCGAACTCGAGCATAACCGTTTTAACGATGGTCGTTGCGATGCCGCCGGGCGTTTTATTGCGGGATCTGTTTACCCGCCAAAAGATCACGATGGTGCAAACCTGTGGTCGCTGGATACAGACGGCACCACGACTAAACTAGCCGATGGGTTGCTCACATCCAATGGTGCTGGGTTTAGCCCAGACAATAAAACGTTCTATTTTTCAGATACCCCTAAGCACGTTATTTATCGCTGCGATTACACCCTTGAAACCGGCAAAATTGGCAAGCCTACTATTTTTCACCAATTTGAATTTGGCAATGGTCGGCCAGATGGTGCAGCGGTGGATGCAGAAGGTTTTTATTGGACGGCCTTGTACGAAGGCGGTCGCATCGCGCGTTTAAACCCCGCTGGCGAGATTGTGGAAGAAGTGGCGGTTCCGGCTAAATGCCCAACGATGGTGGCTTTTGGTGGTGACGATTTAAAAACACTTTACATCACGAGTGTCGGTAATCGCCTACAAGAAGAATTGCAACAGTATCCAAATTCAGGCGCGGTTTTTAAAGTGCGTGTCGATGTACCGGGTTTGGTCGAGCATCGCAGCGCGCTTTAA
- a CDS encoding GNAT family N-acetyltransferase: MINILELQPDDNEHYRRLWLSGITEHPEFFRIALEDDPDPIIPTKFNSFSFTLGAFFENNLVGVVSFERDPRYKLLHKALIFRMFVHPTAAGQGIGKALLQRVLSIAAKLPELRYLYLTVLASNERAIGLYSSLNFKEFAREIGGVNISGHFIDELQMAHQLANT, encoded by the coding sequence ATGATAAATATCCTTGAACTTCAACCAGACGATAATGAACACTATAGAAGACTGTGGCTGTCTGGAATTACAGAACATCCAGAGTTTTTCCGCATCGCCCTTGAAGATGATCCAGATCCTATAATTCCTACAAAATTTAATTCATTTAGTTTTACATTAGGAGCTTTCTTTGAAAATAACTTGGTTGGAGTGGTAAGTTTTGAGCGTGACCCTCGCTATAAATTACTTCATAAAGCACTAATTTTTCGCATGTTTGTTCATCCTACTGCTGCAGGTCAAGGTATTGGTAAAGCTCTACTTCAAAGAGTTTTATCAATTGCAGCAAAATTGCCTGAGCTAAGGTATTTGTATTTAACTGTACTTGCTTCTAATGAGCGGGCAATAGGACTTTACTCATCTTTAAATTTTAAAGAGTTTGCTCGTGAAATTGGTGGCGTTAATATAAGTGGGCACTTCATTGATGAATTACAAATGGCTCATCAGCTGGCCAATACCTAA
- a CDS encoding DUF3592 domain-containing protein — protein MEIELGIYGKIIFWCLALLIFLYEIYQVLKGRASDSWRAHTAKVTDVRIDTRIDDGVEESKPSIKYHYSYMGSSYRGSKIKYGGLWSSKYGNATTMLSGIVKGSDVTIYVNPKRPYQSVLYRGYQGSAVWFICFMAVFFFIAVQS, from the coding sequence ATGGAAATAGAACTCGGAATATATGGGAAGATTATTTTTTGGTGTTTAGCGCTTTTAATATTCCTGTATGAGATTTATCAGGTTTTAAAAGGGAGAGCCTCCGATAGTTGGCGAGCACATACAGCAAAGGTCACAGACGTTCGTATCGATACACGGATAGATGATGGAGTCGAGGAGAGTAAGCCTAGTATCAAATATCATTACTCATACATGGGCTCTTCTTATAGAGGTAGTAAGATTAAGTATGGTGGTCTTTGGTCTAGTAAGTATGGCAACGCAACTACAATGCTGTCGGGTATCGTCAAGGGAAGTGATGTAACCATCTACGTCAATCCCAAACGTCCCTATCAGTCCGTTTTGTATCGCGGGTATCAAGGTAGTGCTGTCTGGTTTATTTGCTTTATGGCTGTGTTTTTCTTCATCGCAGTCCAGAGCTAA
- a CDS encoding CC0125/CC1285 family lipoprotein, which yields MKNLYFTIFVLCLSGCATAYGKYGFSGGYKDKQLDDGSIEVSYQGNGTTSPETVELYWEKRAAELCPSGYDIVSKENGGHSSYYPVQVFHPLTEGVIKCLGDG from the coding sequence ATGAAAAACTTATATTTCACAATTTTTGTTTTATGTTTGTCTGGATGCGCAACTGCATATGGTAAATATGGTTTCTCAGGTGGCTATAAAGATAAGCAGTTAGATGATGGGTCTATTGAAGTTTCGTATCAGGGAAACGGTACTACTTCTCCAGAAACAGTCGAGCTATATTGGGAAAAACGAGCCGCAGAATTATGCCCAAGTGGATATGATATCGTTTCAAAAGAAAATGGTGGTCACAGTAGTTATTACCCAGTGCAAGTATTTCACCCCTTAACTGAGGGTGTTATTAAGTGCCTTGGTGATGGTTAA